A section of the Agromyces aurantiacus genome encodes:
- a CDS encoding GH1 family beta-glucosidase, translating to MTITHPAPEPTAAAVRRFPDGFLLGAAAAAYQIEGAANEDGRTDSIWDAFSRVPGAVINADNGDVACDHYHRYRDDVALMRELGLNSYRFSTSWARVRPDGGEVNPKGVDFYSRLVDELLGAGIVPWLTLYHWDLPQALEERGGWADRDTAFRFRDYALTMHDALGDRVKVWTTLNEPWCSSFLSYTAGAHAPGRQDVAAGLAAAHHLMLGHGLAVQALRDRDASLELGITLNLTNAKPVDPTRPGDLDAARRIDGQFNRVFLDPIFRGHYAGDLLADVGHLGLRDAIKPGDLEIISTPIDALGVNYYHGEFVSDLPPAQPHGGEAPTERPTRSPFPAADGVHFHSQGLPQTVMGWEVEPDGLRELLGRVHREYTGPAGVRLFVTENGAAYDDEVSADGAIHDAERTEFLLGHLGAILDAIDEGTPVHGYFYWSILDNFEWAWGYDKRFGIVRVDYDTQERTIKDSGLAYQRVIRDRALPAASAS from the coding sequence ATGACCATCACGCACCCCGCACCCGAACCCACTGCCGCCGCCGTCCGGCGGTTCCCCGACGGCTTCCTGCTCGGCGCCGCCGCAGCCGCCTACCAGATCGAGGGCGCCGCGAACGAGGACGGCCGCACCGACTCGATCTGGGACGCGTTCAGCCGCGTGCCCGGCGCGGTCATCAACGCCGACAACGGGGATGTCGCGTGCGACCACTACCACCGCTACCGCGACGACGTCGCCCTCATGCGCGAGCTCGGACTGAACTCCTACCGGTTCTCGACCTCGTGGGCGCGCGTGCGGCCCGACGGCGGCGAGGTGAACCCGAAGGGCGTCGACTTCTACTCGCGCCTGGTCGACGAGCTGCTCGGGGCCGGGATCGTGCCGTGGCTGACGCTCTACCACTGGGACCTGCCGCAGGCCCTCGAGGAGCGGGGCGGCTGGGCCGACCGCGACACCGCGTTCCGGTTCCGCGACTACGCGCTCACCATGCACGACGCGCTCGGCGACCGCGTGAAGGTCTGGACCACGCTCAATGAGCCGTGGTGCTCGTCGTTCCTCTCCTACACGGCGGGCGCGCACGCCCCGGGGCGCCAGGACGTCGCGGCGGGCCTGGCGGCAGCGCACCACCTCATGCTCGGCCACGGCCTGGCCGTGCAGGCGCTCCGCGATCGCGACGCGTCGCTCGAGCTCGGCATCACGCTGAACCTCACCAACGCCAAGCCCGTCGACCCGACCCGACCCGGCGACCTCGACGCGGCGCGCCGCATCGACGGCCAGTTCAACCGGGTCTTCCTCGACCCGATCTTCCGCGGGCACTACGCGGGCGACCTGCTGGCGGATGTCGGGCACCTCGGCCTGCGCGATGCGATCAAGCCGGGCGACCTCGAGATCATCTCGACCCCGATCGACGCCCTCGGCGTGAACTACTACCACGGCGAGTTCGTCAGCGACCTCCCGCCCGCGCAGCCGCACGGCGGCGAAGCGCCGACCGAGCGGCCCACCCGGTCGCCGTTCCCGGCCGCCGACGGCGTGCACTTCCACTCGCAGGGCCTCCCGCAGACCGTCATGGGCTGGGAGGTCGAGCCCGACGGGCTGCGCGAGCTGCTCGGCCGCGTGCACCGGGAGTACACGGGTCCGGCGGGCGTGCGCCTGTTCGTGACCGAGAACGGCGCGGCGTACGACGACGAGGTGTCGGCGGACGGCGCCATCCACGACGCCGAGCGCACCGAGTTCCTGCTCGGCCACCTGGGCGCGATCCTCGACGCGATCGACGAGGGCACGCCCGTGCACGGGTACTTCTACTGGTCGATCCTCGACAACTTCGAGTGGGCGTGGGGGTACGACAAGCGGTTCGGCATCGTCCGGGTCGACTACGACACGCAGGAGCGCACGATCAAGGACAGCGGGCTGGCGTACCAGCGCGTCATCCGCGACCGCGCCCTGCCCGCGGCATCCGCCAGCTGA
- a CDS encoding carbohydrate ABC transporter permease: MSAPTPTTAVALGEHATLTSAITTRPDRRGRRPRVIRGSRPGWFVYASLGVVLASALFPFYWSFLIGSGDAATIRDQNLSWIPGGNFLSNAAAVINDPAVNFWRALWNSIFSSALIAASVVFFSTLAGWAFAKLRFRGSKWLLVFVVATMAVPTQLGVVPLYILFSDLGWTGNIGAIIVPALTSAFGVFWMTQYLQQSVPDELIEAARVDGASSFRTFLTVGLPAARPAAAMLGLFTFVSAWNNFFWPFIVLDRNDPTLPVALSLLQSNYFVDYSIVLAGVLLSTIPLLLLFAFAGKQLVSGIMQGAVKG; encoded by the coding sequence ATGAGCGCCCCCACTCCCACCACTGCCGTCGCCCTCGGCGAGCACGCGACCCTCACGTCGGCCATCACGACCCGGCCCGATCGCCGTGGGCGCCGGCCGCGGGTGATCCGCGGCTCGCGGCCCGGATGGTTCGTCTACGCCTCGCTCGGGGTCGTGCTCGCCTCGGCGCTCTTCCCCTTCTACTGGTCGTTCCTGATCGGCTCGGGCGACGCCGCGACGATCCGCGACCAGAACCTCTCGTGGATCCCCGGCGGGAACTTCCTCTCCAATGCGGCCGCGGTCATCAACGACCCCGCCGTGAACTTCTGGCGGGCGCTCTGGAACTCGATCTTCAGCTCGGCGCTCATCGCGGCATCCGTCGTCTTCTTCTCGACGCTCGCGGGCTGGGCATTCGCGAAGCTGCGGTTCCGCGGGTCGAAGTGGCTGCTCGTGTTCGTCGTCGCGACGATGGCCGTGCCGACGCAGCTCGGCGTCGTGCCGCTGTACATCCTCTTCTCGGACCTGGGCTGGACGGGCAACATCGGCGCGATCATCGTGCCGGCGCTCACGAGTGCCTTCGGGGTGTTCTGGATGACGCAGTACCTCCAGCAGTCGGTGCCCGACGAGCTGATCGAGGCCGCACGGGTCGACGGCGCGAGCTCGTTCCGCACGTTCCTCACGGTCGGCCTGCCCGCGGCGCGCCCCGCGGCGGCGATGCTCGGACTGTTCACGTTCGTGTCGGCCTGGAACAACTTCTTCTGGCCGTTCATCGTGCTCGACCGCAACGACCCGACCCTGCCGGTGGCGCTCTCGCTGCTGCAGTCCAACTACTTCGTCGACTACTCGATCGTCCTCGCGGGCGTGCTGCTGTCGACGATCCCCCTCCTCCTGCTGTTCGCCTTCGCGGGCAAGCAGCTCGTCTCAGGAATCATGCAAGGAGCCGTCAAGGGATGA
- a CDS encoding carbohydrate ABC transporter permease produces MPEAPARRSREPRRVGFGHRLSRWDLKLSPYLYISPFFILFLVTGLFPIAYTAVISFMDWDLVRNTGTFIGFDQYAYVLSQPKFWIALRNTFSIFLLSSVPQLLLAIFIAAMLDQNIRAKTFWRMGVLLPYVMAPVAVALIFSNMFGDQYGLVNTFLTGLGLPAVPWHSNAFASHLAIATMVNFRWTGYNTLILLAAMQAIPRDYYEAAAIDGAGRFRQFFSITVPSLRPTLIFVIITSTIGGLQIFDEPRMYDQFGVGGANSQWLTITLYLYDIGWGQWNFGRAAALAWILFLIILAIGVLNLLVTRRLVRDEGSRTDLTPRQRRAAARAARAELATARTATEPATTTTEATR; encoded by the coding sequence CTGCCGGAGGCGCCCGCCCGCCGGTCGCGCGAGCCCCGGCGCGTCGGCTTCGGGCACCGGCTCAGCCGGTGGGACCTGAAGCTCTCGCCGTACCTCTACATCTCCCCCTTCTTCATCCTCTTCCTCGTCACCGGCCTGTTCCCGATCGCCTACACTGCGGTGATCTCGTTCATGGACTGGGACCTCGTGCGCAACACGGGCACGTTCATCGGCTTCGACCAGTACGCCTACGTGCTCTCGCAGCCGAAGTTCTGGATCGCGCTGCGCAACACCTTCAGCATCTTCCTGCTCTCGAGCGTGCCGCAGCTGCTGCTCGCGATCTTCATCGCCGCCATGCTCGACCAGAACATCCGCGCGAAGACGTTCTGGCGCATGGGCGTCCTGCTGCCGTACGTCATGGCGCCCGTCGCGGTCGCGCTGATCTTCAGCAACATGTTCGGCGACCAGTACGGCCTCGTGAACACCTTCCTCACGGGCCTGGGCCTGCCGGCCGTGCCCTGGCACAGCAACGCGTTCGCGAGCCACCTCGCCATCGCGACCATGGTCAACTTCCGGTGGACGGGCTACAACACGCTCATCCTCCTCGCCGCGATGCAGGCGATCCCGCGCGACTACTACGAGGCCGCGGCGATCGACGGCGCGGGCCGGTTCCGGCAGTTCTTCTCGATCACGGTCCCGAGCCTCCGGCCCACCCTCATCTTCGTGATCATCACCTCGACCATCGGCGGCCTGCAGATCTTCGACGAGCCCCGCATGTACGACCAGTTCGGCGTCGGCGGCGCGAACTCCCAGTGGCTGACGATCACGCTCTACCTGTACGACATCGGCTGGGGGCAGTGGAACTTCGGCCGTGCCGCCGCGCTCGCGTGGATCCTGTTCCTCATCATCCTCGCGATCGGCGTCCTCAACCTGCTCGTCACGCGCCGCCTGGTGCGCGACGAGGGCAGCCGCACCGACCTCACGCCCCGGCAGCGCCGGGCCGCCGCTCGCGCCGCGCGCGCCGAGCTCGCGACCGCGCGCACAGCGACGGAGCCCGCCACCACGACGACGGAGGCAACCCGATGA
- a CDS encoding ABC transporter substrate-binding protein — MTVNLSRRTKAFAAVAGAASFALIATGCAAGEDAGSDGGPVELTIATFNDFGYTDELLQEYMDENPNVTIVHNKAATSNDARANYFQKLGKTGLADIEAIEVDWLPEVMQYSDLLAEVPADVKDRWLDWKVDAATDADGRLIGYGTDIGPEGVCYRSDLFAAAGLPTDREEVAKLLEGDWAKYFEVGADYTAKTGKAFFDSAGGTYQGMINQVEAAYEDPESGEIIATENGEVEDLYNQVLDASATQSAHLGQWSDDWFAGLSNGAYATMLCPGWMLGVISGNAPDVTGWDIANVFPNGGGNWGGSYLTVPANGENVEEAQKLADWLTAPEQQIKAFVNAGTFPSQTDAYEDAALTDFTNEYFNNAPVGQILTDRANAVTVAPFKGEYYFQINDAMQQALTRVEDGTQDKQASWDQWVSEVNAIG, encoded by the coding sequence GTGACCGTGAATCTTTCACGACGCACCAAGGCGTTCGCGGCGGTCGCCGGCGCCGCCTCATTCGCCCTCATCGCCACCGGCTGCGCCGCGGGCGAGGACGCCGGCTCCGACGGCGGCCCGGTCGAGCTGACCATCGCCACGTTCAACGACTTCGGCTACACCGACGAGCTCCTCCAGGAGTACATGGACGAGAACCCGAACGTCACGATCGTCCACAACAAGGCCGCGACCTCCAACGACGCTCGCGCCAACTACTTCCAGAAGCTCGGCAAGACCGGCCTCGCCGACATCGAGGCGATCGAGGTCGACTGGCTGCCCGAGGTCATGCAGTACTCCGACCTGCTCGCCGAGGTGCCCGCCGACGTGAAGGACCGCTGGCTCGACTGGAAGGTCGACGCCGCCACCGACGCCGACGGCCGGCTCATCGGCTACGGCACCGACATCGGCCCCGAGGGCGTCTGCTACCGCTCGGACCTGTTCGCCGCGGCCGGCCTCCCGACCGACCGCGAGGAGGTCGCGAAGCTCCTCGAGGGCGACTGGGCCAAGTACTTCGAGGTCGGCGCCGACTACACGGCCAAGACCGGCAAGGCCTTCTTCGACTCGGCCGGCGGCACCTACCAGGGCATGATCAACCAGGTCGAGGCCGCCTACGAGGACCCGGAGTCCGGTGAGATCATCGCGACCGAGAACGGCGAGGTCGAGGACCTCTACAACCAGGTCCTCGACGCCAGCGCCACGCAGTCGGCGCACCTCGGCCAGTGGAGCGACGACTGGTTCGCGGGCCTGTCGAACGGCGCCTACGCCACCATGCTCTGCCCGGGCTGGATGCTCGGGGTGATCTCGGGCAACGCGCCCGACGTCACCGGCTGGGACATCGCCAACGTCTTCCCGAACGGCGGCGGCAACTGGGGCGGCTCGTACCTGACCGTCCCCGCGAACGGTGAGAACGTCGAGGAGGCGCAGAAGCTCGCCGACTGGCTGACCGCGCCCGAGCAGCAGATCAAGGCGTTCGTGAACGCGGGCACCTTCCCGAGCCAGACCGACGCCTACGAGGACGCCGCGCTGACCGACTTCACGAACGAGTACTTCAACAACGCGCCCGTCGGCCAGATCCTCACGGACCGCGCCAACGCCGTCACCGTCGCACCGTTCAAGGGCGAGTACTACTTCCAGATCAACGACGCGATGCAGCAGGCGCTGACCCGCGTCGAGGACGGGACGCAGGACAAGCAGGCCTCGTGGGACCAGTGGGTCTCCGAGGTGAACGCGATCGGCTGA
- a CDS encoding amidase domain-containing protein, translated as MPRPLLLAGIAAAIAVGATGCAGIPPLPPQASIGTVTPDARGERSDPSETPEDAPSSDVPARDASDGVQVDVATDPRVVAQVEYVLEYWSDYNDEEWGVLEKNDCVNFASQSLVVRGWTQSAAWHHGGDPYTSSASWRSSTALRDWLETRPDLATELDDGERDQVQLGDLVQFDWDDSGDRDHTGVVTRIERSDEGVKIYFAGHTLDSDYRDVDVAITEEHPGGSVYYWRLAA; from the coding sequence GTGCCACGACCTCTCCTCCTCGCCGGGATCGCCGCCGCCATCGCGGTCGGCGCGACCGGGTGCGCGGGCATCCCGCCGCTGCCGCCGCAGGCGTCGATCGGCACCGTGACCCCGGACGCGCGAGGCGAGCGGTCGGACCCCTCCGAGACGCCCGAGGATGCTCCCAGCAGCGACGTCCCCGCACGCGACGCGAGCGACGGGGTCCAGGTCGACGTGGCGACCGACCCCCGTGTCGTCGCACAGGTCGAGTATGTGCTCGAATACTGGTCGGACTACAACGACGAGGAGTGGGGCGTGCTCGAGAAGAACGACTGCGTGAACTTCGCGAGCCAATCGCTCGTGGTGCGCGGCTGGACGCAGTCGGCCGCCTGGCATCACGGCGGCGACCCCTACACCTCGTCGGCATCATGGCGCAGCTCGACCGCGCTGCGCGACTGGCTCGAGACCCGGCCCGACCTCGCGACCGAGCTCGACGACGGCGAGCGCGACCAGGTCCAGCTCGGCGACCTCGTCCAGTTCGACTGGGACGACTCGGGCGACCGCGACCACACCGGCGTCGTGACGCGCATCGAGCGCTCCGACGAGGGCGTGAAGATCTACTTCGCCGGGCACACGCTCGACAGCGACTACCGCGACGTCGACGTCGCGATCACCGAGGAGCATCCCGGAGGGTCGGTGTACTACTGGCGCCTGGCCGCGTGA
- a CDS encoding M15 family metallopeptidase, with the protein MAPGQPVSARVRRNRLIAGAIVAAVVIAGAATTAVLFATAGDDPSPAASASPTPSATPTPHRPSPVATPTPTPVATFDTTAHSIDDPMSIWVVVDKLRPLQPMDFEPPDLVSVPVPHTWDPLLRAEASDAVVAMFAAARSEAGLSLASNSAYRSYAAQQNIYDGDDELTARPGYSEHQTGLVIDIGPESGTCSLDVCFADTPEGQWLRDNAHRFGFILRYPADKQAVTGYQFEPWHFRYVGVDLAEEMHRTGVTTLEEFFGLPAAPTYG; encoded by the coding sequence ATGGCCCCGGGTCAGCCCGTCTCCGCACGCGTCCGCCGGAACCGGCTCATCGCCGGCGCGATCGTGGCCGCGGTCGTCATCGCCGGTGCCGCGACGACGGCCGTGCTGTTCGCCACGGCCGGCGACGACCCGAGCCCCGCGGCATCCGCATCGCCGACGCCCTCCGCCACGCCGACCCCGCACCGCCCGTCGCCCGTCGCCACGCCCACGCCGACGCCGGTCGCGACCTTCGACACGACCGCCCACTCGATCGACGACCCGATGAGCATCTGGGTCGTCGTCGACAAACTGCGTCCTCTGCAGCCCATGGACTTCGAGCCGCCCGACCTCGTGTCGGTGCCCGTGCCGCACACGTGGGACCCGCTGCTGCGCGCCGAGGCCTCGGACGCCGTCGTCGCCATGTTCGCCGCCGCGAGGAGCGAGGCGGGCCTCTCGCTCGCGTCGAACAGCGCCTACCGCTCGTACGCGGCGCAGCAGAACATCTACGACGGCGACGACGAGCTCACGGCGCGGCCGGGATACAGCGAGCACCAGACGGGGCTCGTCATCGACATCGGACCGGAGTCGGGCACGTGCTCGCTCGACGTGTGCTTCGCGGACACCCCCGAGGGGCAGTGGCTCCGCGACAACGCGCACCGGTTCGGCTTCATCCTGCGCTACCCGGCCGACAAGCAGGCGGTCACCGGGTACCAGTTCGAGCCGTGGCACTTCCGGTACGTCGGCGTCGACCTCGCGGAGGAGATGCACCGGACCGGCGTGACCACGCTCGAGGAGTTCTTCGGGCTGCCGGCGGCCCCGACCTACGGGTAG
- a CDS encoding MFS transporter has translation MSDETTRAERMAPPRAPRRGGRLQLGLLILNQLLAGVGVATGMALAAILVTDLTGVEAMGGLSQSSSVLGAAIAAVPLARLAVRSGRHVALATGYACSAAGAVLVVTAAASGWIPLVFLGLAAFGAGAAAGLQARFAATEVAAPGFEARSMSLVLWATTIGSVAGPLLSSTGDELGRAIGLPALVGPFVLSGAVFAVATLIAATALRLPRAGHLEADSGGAASDARIGSWAAFTAAFADRRSRLAILAIVCSHTVMVGVMVMTPVHMTGHGLPVALVGVVISIHILGMYGASPLMGWLADRIGATRVIAIGGGILLTATVLGIVAGDSMAIIPLALGLLGLGWSAGLIGGSTLLTTTVPASMRVPLQGATDAAMNIAAATSAAFSGLVLGLAGFAGVNVIAILVLVPLVVAGVMVARAGVRPTA, from the coding sequence GTGAGCGATGAGACGACCCGGGCCGAGCGGATGGCGCCGCCGCGCGCGCCTCGCCGGGGCGGCCGGCTGCAGCTCGGCCTGCTGATCCTCAACCAGCTGCTGGCCGGGGTGGGTGTCGCGACCGGCATGGCGCTCGCCGCGATCCTGGTCACCGACCTCACGGGCGTCGAGGCGATGGGCGGGCTGTCGCAGTCGTCGAGCGTGCTCGGTGCGGCGATCGCGGCCGTGCCGCTCGCGCGTCTCGCGGTGCGGTCCGGGCGCCACGTCGCGCTCGCGACCGGCTACGCGTGCTCGGCGGCCGGGGCCGTGCTCGTGGTGACGGCCGCCGCGAGCGGATGGATCCCGCTGGTCTTCCTCGGCCTGGCCGCGTTCGGCGCCGGCGCGGCCGCGGGCCTGCAGGCGCGGTTCGCCGCGACCGAGGTCGCGGCGCCCGGATTCGAGGCCCGGTCGATGTCGCTCGTGCTCTGGGCGACGACCATCGGCTCTGTCGCGGGGCCCCTGCTCTCCTCGACCGGCGACGAACTGGGGCGGGCGATCGGCCTGCCCGCACTCGTCGGCCCCTTCGTGCTCTCGGGCGCCGTGTTCGCCGTGGCGACGCTGATCGCCGCCACGGCGCTCCGCCTGCCTCGCGCCGGCCACCTCGAGGCCGACTCGGGCGGCGCCGCCTCGGATGCGCGGATCGGCTCATGGGCGGCGTTCACGGCGGCGTTCGCCGATCGTCGCTCGCGCCTCGCGATCCTCGCGATCGTGTGCTCGCACACGGTCATGGTCGGCGTGATGGTCATGACGCCCGTGCACATGACGGGCCATGGGCTGCCGGTCGCACTGGTGGGCGTGGTGATCAGCATCCACATCCTCGGGATGTACGGCGCGAGCCCCCTCATGGGATGGCTCGCCGACCGGATCGGCGCCACGCGCGTGATCGCGATCGGGGGCGGCATCCTGCTGACGGCGACCGTCCTCGGCATCGTCGCGGGCGACTCGATGGCGATCATCCCGCTCGCGCTCGGGCTGCTCGGCCTCGGCTGGTCGGCGGGCCTCATCGGCGGGTCGACGCTGCTGACGACGACCGTGCCGGCCTCGATGCGCGTGCCGCTGCAGGGCGCGACGGATGCCGCGATGAACATCGCGGCCGCCACGTCGGCCGCGTTCTCGGGGCTCGTGCTCGGACTCGCGGGCTTCGCCGGCGTCAACGTCATCGCCATCCTCGTGCTCGTGCCGCTCGTCGTGGCCGGCGTGATGGTCGCGCGCGCCGGAGTCCGCCCGACCGCCTGA
- a CDS encoding amidase domain-containing protein encodes MPRHPKNSLLPSFRRSTFRAPDPDAVRAFDRSLPDVPGESVGVRDGRSSAVAAVLADLDLPDAPERPLRRRSTALPIPRHEDPLAPAAEPEGDLAGPADTARPAELPPAPAVVRDASSPTPHPRHRADRIGNRRPSSGVRRAILVGCAAAMLGGTLVTGVTVAGADRDAAAAASGARDDAIRAAASGDPEGDVLASEIDAVRPVVTGGPSTGEAPFTGGTEVTVEGRNLDQVAAVTVAGEPARVVEATAEAITFAVPAVDDAVRGDAEVELTDEAGNPVVVDAASVPSAPATAAAELMGPTAVAQAGVADAIGTTGAPLTIAYTSDPGIDAQVAYVLAHWSSYNSAAYPVLGGVDCANFASQSLVARGWSMDGAWYYDAGTGRMSPAWSSSTALRDYLRTQPARATELTDAHRDQVKVGDLAQFDWDGSGDRDHTAIVTRVEHTDQGTRVWVGGHTKDIDYWDVDEALASGGGTVTHFSLR; translated from the coding sequence GTGCCCAGACACCCCAAGAACTCCCTCCTGCCCTCCTTCCGCCGTTCGACCTTCCGCGCACCCGACCCCGACGCCGTGCGCGCCTTCGACCGCTCCCTGCCCGACGTGCCCGGCGAGTCCGTGGGCGTCCGCGACGGCCGATCGTCGGCGGTCGCCGCCGTCCTCGCGGACCTCGACCTGCCCGACGCGCCCGAGCGTCCCCTCCGGAGGCGGTCGACCGCGCTGCCCATCCCGCGCCACGAGGACCCGCTCGCGCCCGCAGCCGAGCCCGAGGGCGACCTCGCCGGGCCCGCGGACACCGCCCGACCTGCCGAGCTGCCCCCGGCGCCGGCTGTCGTGCGCGACGCCTCGTCGCCCACTCCGCACCCCCGCCACCGTGCCGACCGCATCGGCAACCGGCGCCCGTCGAGCGGCGTCCGCCGGGCCATCCTCGTCGGCTGCGCCGCCGCAATGCTCGGCGGGACGCTCGTGACCGGCGTCACCGTCGCCGGCGCCGACCGCGACGCCGCGGCGGCCGCGTCCGGCGCGCGCGACGACGCGATCCGGGCTGCGGCCTCCGGCGACCCCGAGGGCGACGTGCTCGCCTCTGAGATCGACGCCGTGCGTCCCGTCGTCACCGGCGGCCCGTCCACCGGGGAGGCGCCGTTCACGGGCGGCACCGAGGTCACCGTCGAGGGCCGCAACCTCGACCAGGTCGCGGCCGTGACGGTCGCCGGCGAGCCCGCCCGGGTCGTCGAGGCGACCGCGGAGGCGATCACGTTCGCCGTCCCCGCGGTCGACGACGCGGTGCGCGGCGACGCCGAGGTCGAGCTCACCGACGAGGCGGGCAACCCCGTCGTCGTCGACGCCGCCTCGGTGCCGTCCGCACCGGCGACCGCCGCAGCCGAGCTCATGGGGCCCACGGCCGTGGCGCAGGCGGGCGTCGCCGATGCGATCGGGACGACGGGCGCGCCCCTGACCATCGCCTACACGAGCGACCCCGGCATCGACGCGCAGGTGGCGTACGTGCTCGCGCACTGGTCGTCGTACAACTCCGCGGCCTATCCGGTGCTCGGCGGCGTGGACTGCGCCAACTTCGCGAGCCAGTCGCTCGTCGCGCGCGGCTGGAGCATGGACGGCGCCTGGTACTACGACGCCGGCACGGGGCGGATGTCGCCCGCGTGGTCCAGCTCGACCGCGCTGCGCGACTACCTGCGTACGCAGCCGGCGCGCGCTACCGAGCTGACCGACGCCCACCGCGACCAGGTCAAGGTCGGCGACCTCGCCCAGTTCGACTGGGACGGCTCGGGCGACCGCGACCACACCGCGATCGTCACGCGCGTCGAGCACACCGACCAGGGCACGCGCGTCTGGGTCGGCGGGCACACCAAGGACATCGACTACTGGGACGTCGACGAGGCCCTCGCCTCGGGCGGCGGAACCGTCACGCACTTCTCCCTGCGCTGA